A window of the Lactobacillus gasseri ATCC 33323 = JCM 1131 genome harbors these coding sequences:
- a CDS encoding DUF2974 domain-containing protein, giving the protein MDNMLVYAAKERKSFSEVSLNEIDSMIFSQLAYCNFELLPQVTNLRDLTSDDEIKTLTQGNLGGKNTEKLIKIMIKNPRFKNVAWYRAVSKVDAKTQMQFNAVTFNIADGEYYVAYRGTTATTIGWKENFNMSFRDWVPAHYFARSYYRQIKDKFPGKFYIGGHSKGGNLAFAVALGLKEFDLANIVRIDCFDGPGFHNQARLKSKFLKLKGKIHKYIPQGSLIGILQDDLIGEKDYCTIVAASGVNILQHDMFNWRVKNDKFVTLKQLDSTSEISWKAIAEWLKNTTDTERRDFIEMLYLTVSDTNQIYFKNILTPKTTYKLATRLIKNSSGQKEVWEPVIRKLFQAYVNSGTTTLSEQRRNNLMNFKNILDEQRR; this is encoded by the coding sequence ATGGATAATATGCTTGTATATGCTGCAAAAGAAAGAAAAAGCTTTAGTGAAGTTTCTTTAAATGAGATAGATAGCATGATCTTTTCACAGTTAGCATATTGCAATTTTGAACTTCTTCCTCAAGTTACTAATTTACGAGATTTGACTTCAGATGATGAAATTAAAACTTTAACGCAAGGAAATCTCGGTGGAAAAAATACTGAAAAATTAATCAAGATTATGATTAAAAATCCACGTTTTAAAAATGTAGCTTGGTATCGAGCCGTTAGTAAGGTAGATGCAAAAACACAAATGCAGTTTAATGCTGTTACCTTTAATATTGCTGACGGTGAGTATTATGTTGCTTACCGTGGAACAACAGCGACGACTATTGGTTGGAAAGAGAACTTTAATATGTCGTTTAGGGATTGGGTACCAGCTCATTATTTTGCTCGTTCATATTATCGCCAAATTAAAGATAAATTTCCCGGGAAATTTTATATTGGTGGTCATTCTAAAGGAGGTAATTTAGCTTTTGCTGTTGCATTAGGTTTAAAAGAATTCGATCTGGCTAATATCGTCAGAATTGACTGCTTTGATGGACCTGGCTTTCATAACCAAGCGCGATTAAAAAGTAAATTTTTAAAATTAAAAGGTAAGATTCACAAATATATCCCGCAGGGCTCTCTAATTGGAATACTTCAAGATGATCTTATTGGAGAAAAAGATTATTGCACAATTGTAGCAGCTTCCGGTGTGAATATCCTTCAGCATGACATGTTTAATTGGCGCGTTAAAAATGACAAGTTTGTGACTTTAAAACAACTAGATAGCACGTCTGAAATTTCTTGGAAGGCAATTGCTGAATGGCTAAAAAATACTACTGATACTGAACGAAGAGATTTTATTGAAATGTTGTATTTAACTGTTAGTGATACTAATCAAATTTACTTTAAAAATATATTAACGCCTAAAACCACATACAAATTGGCTACTCGACTAATTAAGAATAGTTCCGGTCAAAAAGAAGTGTGGGAGCCAGTAATTAGGAAGTTGTTTCAAGCGTATGTTAACTCAGGTACAACAACACTCAGTGAGCAGCGAAGAAATAATCTGATGAATTTTAAAAACATTTTAGATGAACAACGGCGATAG